The DNA window TCACTAAAGCACCACTTGGAAATACATGGTGATCCCTGATGCAGCCTTCCCAGgtgaaacatgaccacatcagaTGCTGCATTTTCCAGTCAAGAGTTTTTAGTGGCTGAAAAAAACTGCATTTGAAAACACTTTTTTCAGATACTATATTTTGTTAGAAATCCTCCTGTGGTTTGTCAATATTAGTacctttttattacatatttAAAAAGGCAGGTGCAATATcttatatttctctctctctaaatTCTGTGGATTTGAATCCCAaattttttacaaaggtgcacagCTCCAGGATTCTACCTATAGACTTTATAACACTAAGGAACAGCTTTATTGCTGGCTGGTATAAGTAAAGCTCTCATAGTCATTAatgctggattttactaaagcgcagaagagcttcttaccatgggccgatgaggtaaatgctccaacgctcataggaattgaatgagcattggcgcatttgtctcaatggccatggtaagaagctcttctgtggtttagtaaaaggaacccttagtcttTCTCCAGGCATGTTTATATATCATGTCCTCTGAAGTTGTGTTGTGCTTGAAACAGTATTCCCAGTATGGGAAGAAAAACTAATCATCTTGTTCTTACAGCCTGAGGCCTTTACTTAAAAGGGCACATGTACATCTCCAAATGGAGGCAAATATAAAGCTGGACTTTTAACCAATATTCAAAAGACTGAAGCTTATTACTTTAAAAGCTCTGTGTAGCTATGCTTAGGGGTTTCTAAACTACAGATAGTAAAGCACTGAAGGTATTCATTTTGTAGTGGATCCCAAGATTTCTTTGGAGTGACAAGCAAATGAAGAATGACCAGTACTACATTAAGATATTTAGCACATACCACTTTGCAAATATAGACTGGATGGAGGTTGCTATTCTTACCACAGCTGGCCAATAGGGATACTTTTGGAATTTGCACCATACCAGTGTCCCAGGTTCCACGGACAATGGTCCTGAGGACAAAACAAAACAGTAAAGTATCAAGCAGGGTGCAACTTCCAAGTAATGCCATAGCAGATAagccatttctccttctcatggTCAATAATGATGGAGATATTTTTACAGAATTAAGAACACTTGTTTCCTTCTACTGATTTCAGGGACTTTGCTTACTTTCCATTTTCTTATAAAGGACATTTCTGCCCTGAAGTGTGAATTAGGACAGAGCCACCAAGACATATTGCTTTTTCCACACCTTGCTGCAGAAGAATACTTGGAAGCTCTTCATCCTCCTCTTCATCTTCATCCATCCAGGTGCTGCTACAAGAGGGAGCTTCTGACAAGCTAAACTCCAAGGATAGATCAGAGGACACGAATTCTGTCAATGAAGTAAGAGCATTTTCTTCAGGAATATTCAAACGCACTCTTCTAAAAAAGCGTTTTACACAACAGCTTGTCCGTCTTATTTTTTAAGCTAACAAGGATTTGTAAATTGCCTATAAACTGCAAATCTTTCTCTTGCATTCAACTTAAGTCTCATCAGAACAAGAGTTTCTGGAACAAATGCTTCCCTACTGAGTAACTCAGCACATGGCTCATGtcctataaaaaaataaataataattaaaaaaaagattcatAATTCTTATCCAGTCATACTAAGCTAACTTGAAATATATTACTAGAGGGtcttgtatttatgttcaaactgTTTTTAATTGAAGAAAAGAAATTGTACAACACTAAAGAACATACCAAGATACACAATAAGGTTTAAATAACCGTCTCAAGTAGAGCCACAACTCTGAAAGCTCCACTCCAGCAAAAAATGGAAACAATATCATTCCTTCAAACAATATAAGTATAACAggacccaacccccacccccctccaaaaagGATGCAAGGTAACTCCGGTACCCGGGAAATGGGAAACATTAAAAATACCACAGGAACTCAACGTAGATCATTGAGAATCAAACTGTGAGCTTTAGGAGAAAGAGACTGGAGACAGGGGTAACCAAATCTGCAAAAACAGGCAGATATGTTTGAACCTCCCAGACCTCAAACAAAAGTACCCAATGGAATTGGtttctccaatgccaaaaactggGGGGATCCACCTGCACCCAACATTGCATCATGCATTTATGGCCCACCATGCAGGCCTTCTGAAACAAGACGTTTCCTCGTGCCATAAACCCCACAGGCCAAATGCTACCAAATAATGCTCCCTCAGGAAACCCACCACCGGAACGTCCCACAGGGTACCCAAATATGAAACAATAGCAGTCCAGAAAGACTGGATTAGGGGACAATGTCATAAAGCATGGGAGAATGTGTTAGGATCCTGAACACTTGCATAGGCCGGCTGCAAGAACCTcgtgtctggagcacaatgagcaccttttccctttaaaagtgctcattgtgctgaaaactgCCCTAGCTGCAAGAAAAAGTGCTGTTAGTtgagaaaatacagtaaaaaggcagttttaaagggaatttggccctttagaccggcacacctcaggattttggtggggtttttttacataacagactccatggctctcaaagctggagggctgaccaaccaggggtCCAGGCTGTCGGCGGAGGTAGGTGGGGGTagggacccagcatgagacccgGCGGGTTTAACACCCCTGAGGTTGggcggatccccaaacaggacctgtCCAACCTCTATCCGGCATAAAAACGGAACCAGGAGTCCAaaaacaaagttccaacagtgcTAAGAGGGGAGCCAAAATTAGCCTTACCACCTGCTAccggagactgaggaagactggattagtagaggggaagctatactgatatacaagtttgatctcaggctccacctgcaggtagcagtgaggtataatacccatccgtaaaggaactataccagtctaccaggcgaTACAGAACAGAGAGATGATGACACCCCATAAATCTTTGTGCCCAGCCATACAAAGCCTTAAATTCTTTCATATTTCTCATAGCTTTAGCAGTACTAAGGGCACTCAATATCAATGATGCTGCCCTGTTGCTGGTGCTCTGTGAACTATTTTAGCAGTGCCTTTTTTAGCTTATAATATGCTGCCATTTTTCTGCAATCAGCCTGTTTTGAGAAGAGGCATTTTTCTAGATTTCCTTTTATCTTTCCACCATAAACATAATGTTTGCTTCATTCATACCAAATTTGCAGCCAGCTTCCCTATTTCCATTTCCTTCAGCAAAATGGATAATTATTTTTTTGGCTGCTGTATCTGCATCATGATGTCATgattttgtatttgtaaaatgatCAATAAGAATAGGTAATTAAAATGTATAAATATTAATTACATCATTTATTACTAATATATAAATCTAGGCTTTGCTGTTTTTAATTAAACTTTTAAATTATGAACATATGAATACATACTGGTACTTATGGCATTCTTTCAAAATCTGTTTATAAACCTAGCACATGAGAAGCACAATAGAATGATTTTAAACAGCGTTTTTCCATGTTTCCTCTGGCATTCTAAATGTTTGGAAAACTATGTAAATAATTACTGTACTAGTGCTATAATCTCACACTCACATTACATGGACATCCAGAATGCCACCTATATATTATATCTGGGTAAATAGATTTTTATATTAGAAGAACATTTAAAACTTGGGGTGTGTATTATAAACAGGCACATATTATACCTGAGGTAATATGGCTACTTTCACTAATTCAATAGTTAAAAATTCATTCCCTAAAGGCTATCAAATTTTCTATGtaagttctcgcgggactcacgagaacttacggcagccatttGGAAATCAGTGAGGGCCTGAGCAGGAcagcgtaaagcttgctcctgatgtCTGCACGGCTGATCTGTGCACCGCTAGCCGGGAAATAAGGAGGAGCCCGGCAGAGCGAAGGCTGCAAGGTAGGTGGCCATAGCAGGAAGGAAGGTAAGCCAGCTGGAGCTGCTGGGCCCACGAACAAGGGGGATGGGCTAGAGCTGACAGACCCAGAATCAGGGGATGGGTGGGcaagattttaaaaggtacgggggggtgcTGGCTGGCAGGCTGGCCtggggctgcctaccattagatgtgccctgtaccctgttctggcctaccactagaccaccagaggggggggggcagggtacagGGCATACCATTTGGTTCTGAATTTTCCTTAGTTCTTCCCCCTCTAAagatgggtgcatcttatggagcgaaaaatacagtaccttaAACTACAGTCAAGTCTTTCTAGTAACAAAACATATATAAGGtaaatttacaaaacaaaaactaATCACATCAGTTTAAactcatttttaaaattaatctgcATAAATATAAGGCAACTATCATGCCTCATATCTTATTACTTCAAATGGTCTTACTATCCAGCTTTACCTCCTTTCTCCTCCAAAACAAAAACTAATCACATCAGTTTAAactcatttttaaaattaatctgcATAAATATAAGGCAACTATCATGCCTCATATCTTATTACTTCAAATGGTCTTACTGTCCAGCTTTACCTCCTTTCTCCTCCAAGTCTGGTAGCTTTGGTGTTTTAATTCTTTTGGGGCTTCTCCCCTCCATGTCACTCTCACACTGAAGTTCAACAGATGACATACTCATGTTCTCGGGATAGTCACAGTCAGAAGGCTCCACCCGATTAACAGATTTTGAAGTTCTTGACACAACAATGTCTTCTGTATAAGACTGTGAACTCAAGCTGTTTGCTGACCTGAAGTCACAATTAAATTCCAAGGTACCTCTTCTTGGAAGGAAATCAAGCAATTTTGCATTTGGCTGCTTGATAGTGCCAGATCTTTTCCCGATAGGTGTTGATGTGACAGAATAGCATAATTCAGAGACTGGCATTATTTCCTCTGTCATATTCTGTGCTGTATATTCTAAGGATTGCTCAGGTGAGAGTGTTGTATTGCGGTAGTCCCTATGCCCTTTACCCCCAGATTTTCTTTCCCTTTTCACAGATGCTGGAGTTTCCTCTATCGGAGACTGCACAGTCTGACCTCCCTTCTGTGCACTTACCTTGCAAGGTGATACCTTATCATGCAAGTGCTTTGAGATGCATGCTCCTGTTCGTTTTCTGTTGGTATTAACATTCCCTTTTACCAAAATAGGACTAGCTGCTTGGTTTTCTATCCGATAGGCTGCCAGTCTGCATGATCTCCTTTGTCTCTTCTCTTGTAGCTCACTGTCATGCAAATTTGATGGGTGGGAACACCGACTCATCTTGCCTGTGCGAGGCTTAGTCATCCTGGCAACTGATATGTTTCTCAATTCAAAGATTCAAAATGTTCATTGCTACTCAAAATGCATTGCGATACATCTACTCCTCTTCTATTGCTGAATTTGATTATTTTTGTCCTTGGATTCTGCAAATCAAAAAGAGACATCTGTTGGAAACAGAACACTACAAGAGATCAAACATCCCCTTTTTATTAAGGCCAACTGGCTTGCCCTCTCTAATCCATCTCCAAACTGTACATCTCTCACAGTCACGTCTATTCTACTTTTAAAGCTTTCCAGAGCTATTATGTTAATACTGCTATTATTTTCTGAcaatctaagccaggggtgtccaaccttttggcttccctgggccacactggccaaaaaaaaatgtttctggggccgcacaaacgctgcaagatagaggagggagccggcaagacggtaaacacccaggggcagcagaggaaaacactgcatcgcccttgaccgggcccgcaggttggacacccctgatctaagctaTTTAAAACAG is part of the Geotrypetes seraphini chromosome 14, aGeoSer1.1, whole genome shotgun sequence genome and encodes:
- the LOC117348527 gene encoding PWWP domain-containing DNA repair factor 3A-like, which codes for MTKPRTGKMSRCSHPSNLHDSELQEKRQRRSCRLAAYRIENQAASPILVKGNVNTNRKRTGACISKHLHDKVSPCKVSAQKGGQTVQSPIEETPASVKRERKSGGKGHRDYRNTTLSPEQSLEYTAQNMTEEIMPVSELCYSVTSTPIGKRSGTIKQPNAKLLDFLPRRGTLEFNCDFRSANSLSSQSYTEDIVVSRTSKSVNRVEPSDCDYPENMSMSSVELQCESDMEGRSPKRIKTPKLPDLEEKGEFVSSDLSLEFSLSEAPSCSSTWMDEDEEEDEELPSILLQQGPLSVEPGTLVWCKFQKYPYWPAVVKNVMRKKKKASIVFVEESLSDPTNKNKSLSVGLRTLKHFDCEEKRKLMDKAKEDYSKAIDWCIALIQDYRIRIGCGSFVGSFEDYCTADISYPVRKEIHQGSLMVFPVIETEMEEELQPETSPATQQLSKKMLPDRTKAARDKANEKLVDYITKNKKVEKHLLAIMKGKKKSRWLQDFLNSSQSLNCIETYLEDEEQCEMVLTYLKSVCDQMDSSLETIKNGDQIRFILDVLLPEAVICAISAVDKISYERAEEKYMKGPSVSKREKEIFEKSILEEKKLCEILKMKADTGGIKDEHKVV